In a single window of the Acyrthosiphon pisum isolate AL4f chromosome X, pea_aphid_22Mar2018_4r6ur, whole genome shotgun sequence genome:
- the LOC103308813 gene encoding piggyBac transposable element-derived protein 4-like — protein sequence MPVNRFSWLLSHLHLNDNSVIPKKGDANYDKLYKVRPFLNLILKNSQVVYNPNRVVAIDESMIKFKGRHSSKQYMPKKPIKRGYKVWALADNYPLMSYLKSNGIYACGTVNMTRKHLPQLKDDKSLKQGEYDWNTDQFSISIIKWKDKRSVSLLSNFHNPTDTDIVPRREKDGTLTMIPCPKVLKDYNENMNCVDKLDQNKKSCQIDRKSQKWWHRIFFHFIDIAVVNSHVIYTQSTGTTITMKNFRRDISRELLNKTIVCKCQSKSTKKSPAKIKKHKPFVPDSLRLEKSAHQPKISTRRRCAKCSTREKEVRTEWMCIVCNVPLCITKNRNCFADHHK from the exons atgccAGTGAATAGATTTAGTTGGTTGTTATCACATTTACATCTGAACGACAATTCCGTAATTCCAAAAAAAGGAGACGCCAACTACGATAAATTGTACAAGGTAAGACCATttctcaatttaattttaaaaaatagtcaaGTAGTATACAATCCAAATAGAGTAGTAGCTATAGATGaatcaatgataaaatttaaaggcCGTCATTCATCAAAACAATACATGCCTAAAAAACCCATAAAAAGAGGATATAAAGTATGGGCTTTGGCAGACAA TTATCCGCTTATGTCGTACTTGAAATCAAATGGGATTTATGCTTGTGGAACAGTAAACATGACAAGAAAACATTTACCACAGCTAAAAGATGACAAGTCCTTAAAACAAGGAGAATATGATTGGAATACTGATCAATTttcaatatcaattattaaatggAAAGATAAACGATCAGTTAGTCTTTTATCTAATTTCCATAATCCAACTGACACTGATATTGTACCTAGGAGAGAGAAAGACGGAACTTTGACAATGATACCTTGCCCGAAAGTTTTAAAAGActataatgaaaatatgaattgCGTCGATAAATTAGATCAAAACAAAAAGTCCTGCCAAATTGACCGCAAAAGCCAAAAATGGTGGCAccgtatattttttcatttcatcGATATAGCAGTTGTAAATTCACATGTTATATATACACAATCCACTGGAACAACAATAACTATGAAAAACTTCCGACGTGATATTTCAAGGGAGCTACTAAACAAAACAATTGTTTGTAAATGTCAATCTAAAAGCACTAAAAAATCACCagcgaaaattaaaaaacacaagcCTTTTGTACCTGACTCTCTTCGTTTGGAAAAATCAGCTCATCAACCTAAAATATCGACAAGAAGAAGATGTGCAAAATGCAGCACAAGAGAAAAAGAAGTTAGAACTGAGTGGATGTGTATAGTATGTAACGTTCCACTTTGTATTACAAAAAACCGAAACTGTTTTGCTGATCATCATAAGTAA
- the LOC107883224 gene encoding THAP domain-containing protein 2-like, which produces MVWSCCIPFCESKGNKGSKLKLHKFPLDKNRQTLWVKSIQNFEPSYIMKKSHYVCQCHFLSTDYELNNLLKKTAVPSVFSEVITLLPYTIFEDNSNFPSQ; this is translated from the exons ATGGTTTGGAGTTGTTGTATTCCTTTCTGCGAGTCCAAAGGAAATAAAGGATCCAAACTAAAGTTGCATAA atTTCCACTTGATAAAAATCGTCAAACATTATGGGTCAAATCAATTCAAAACTTTGAACCGTCATATATAATGAAGAAATCCCATTACGTTTGTCAATGTCATTTTTTATCAACAGACTATGAGTTAAACAACCTACTAAAAAAAACTGCTGTTCCATCTGTTTTTA GTGAGGTTATAACGTTGCTGCCTTATACAATTTTTGAGGACAATAGTAATTTCCCATCTCAATGA